A DNA window from Taeniopygia guttata chromosome 8, bTaeGut7.mat, whole genome shotgun sequence contains the following coding sequences:
- the RPS8 gene encoding small ribosomal subunit protein eS8, which yields MGISRDNWHKRRKTGGKRKPYHKKRKYELGRPPANTKIGPRRIHTVRVRGGNKKYRALRLDVGNFSWGSECCTRKTRIIDVVYNASNNELVRTKTLVKNCIVLIDSTPYRQWYEAHYALPLGRKKGAKLTPEEEEILNKKRSKKIQKKYDERKKNAKIASILEEQFQQGKLLACIASRPGQCGRADGYVLEGKELEFYLRKIKARKGK from the exons ATGG GTATCTCCAGGGACAACTGGCATAAGCGCCGCAAGACTGGGGGCAAGAGGAAGCCCTACCATAAGAAGAGGAAGTATGAGTTGGGGCGACCTCCCGCCAACACTAAG ATTGGCCCACGCCGGATTCATACCGTGAGGGTGCGTGGGGGGAATAAGAAGTACCGAGCCCTTCGCTTGGATGTTGGCAActtctcctgggggtcagaaT GCTGCACTCGCAAGACCAGAATTATTGATGTTGTGTACAACGCTTCCAACAACGAGCTGGTGCGGACCAAGACCCTGGTGAAGAACTGCATCGTGCTGATTGACAGCACCCCGTACCGGCAGTGGTACGAGGCCCACTATGCCCTGCCCCTGGGACGCAAGAAGGGCGCCAAACTG actcctgaagaggaggaaatACTGAACAAGAAGCGTTCAAAGAAGATCCAGAAAAAATACGATGAGCGAAAGAAGAACGCCAAGATAGCAAGTATTCTTGAGGAGCAGTTCCAGCAAGGAAAGCTACTTG cctgcATTGCCTCCAGACCTGGACAGTGTGGCCGAGCCGATGGCTATGTGTTGGAAGGCAAGGAATTAGAGTTCTACTTGAGGAAGATCAAGGCCAGAAAAGGCAAATGA